DNA sequence from the Ruminococcus albus 7 = DSM 20455 genome:
AAATTAAAATTTTGTCAACCCCTCACAGTAATAAACACACAAATATACTTTCAAATATTACAAATATATAAAAAATCGACAGTTTCCGAAGAAACTGCCGATCTTTATAAAAGGACTGATCTTTAATTACTTAACTGTAACAGTTATAGCGTTCTTGATAGGATCAGTTGTATTCCACTTACCGTTAACTCTTGCAGCAACAGCTACCTTGTAGGTCATGCCGGGAGTAAGGTTCTTAGGAGTTACATAGCTGTTTGTGGTGATGTTAGTTGTCTGAACTCTCCACTTACCAGCCAGATATACAGCGATGCCGTACTTGTCAGCGCCCTGTACCTTGTCCCATACGAACTGGATCTGGTGATACTGAGTGCTGTAGTTAGCCTTTACGTTTGTAGGATAATCAGTCTTGATAGGAGAACCACCAGCATTATCCATCATGAATGTTGTCATCCATACCAGAGGAGCGTTCCAGTTGATGGTTACTTCGTTTACAGACCAAGACTCTGCGCTGTCTACGTAGCACTTCTGGTTAGCCAGTGTGCCTCTCTTGTAGCCCAGACCGCCGATGTAAGGATCCTGCATACCTGCACCAGGACCACCGGACAGAACGCCGTTAGGAGCCTTCGGGAAGGTAGGATCTACACCCTTAGACCAGAATCTGTGGTGAGGCCATTCCATAGTCTTGTCGCCGTAACCGGAAACATAGGAGAAGCCAAGACCGTTACGTCCGTAGATGTAGTCGAGAGCTTCAGCTGCACCGTTCAGGTACTTAGAGCCCTTAGAAGCATCATAAGCGTAAGCAAGTACCATTGCGTTGTTGATTACGAAGGAGTTTGAACCCCACTCATAACCCTTAACCTTAACACCAGCACCGATGTTGATAGCATCCTCGAATTCAGCCTCTCTGTAAGGAATACCCATGCCTTCCTTAGCCATCTGACCCAGGTAAGTATCACCAGCAGATGTGATAGAAGACTTAACAGCACTCTGCTCGGAAGGAGAGAGTCTGGAGGGGTTCAGGTACAGAGAAAGGGTACCCAGACCGGAAGTACAACCCCAGTTGAAGGAGCTGAATGAACCATTGTTCTCGCCGCCGCCCAGGTTAGTTGTCAGGCTGAATGCCTTATCCTTGCGGGAGTTATCGTTAGGATTGCTGTACTTCTTCAGGAAGTTATAGTATGTAGTATCGCCTGTTGTTGCGAAGAGCTCGCAAGCTGCCCAGTAAGCATCGTCGCCTACGTATGTATCGCCGTAAGCACCGCCACCGATAGCCTGATCCAGAGGAGCGAAGTAAGGATCGGTAGAAGAATCACCCTTCTTGATGTTCCACTTGCTCTCCTTAGCAATTATAGCCTTCCAGCTGTTCTGAGCGTTAGTCAGACACTCCTGTGCGAAGCTGTCATCAATGCCCTTCCACAGACGTGCTGCCTGTGCTGCGCAAGCGATCATGTTGAATGTAGCTGCATAGGTTGCGGGCTTAACTATACGAACTGTGCCCCAGCCCTTCTCGCCGTTCTCCATGGTCTCCTTATCATAGTCCCAAGACTTGGTAGCCAGACCTGTCCACTTGTGGTCGTGCAGCTTGTGATATACAAATCCGTCGCTGTCGATCATCTTGAACATCCACTCGAGCTCAACTCTTGCTTCATCCAGGATATCAGGAGCCTTGTTACGATTCTCAGGGATAGCTATAGTGCCGTTTGTCCACTTAGCAGCGGTACCGTTCTTCTTGGTGAACTCATAGTCATTCTGGAGAGTCCATACGGATATACCACCGTTAACAACGTACTTACCGTGGTCACCAGCATCGTACCAACCACCTGTACCGTCGATGGTCTTGCTCTTCTCAACGTCAGAAGCGTCACCAGCATAGGACTTAACCCACTTGCTCTGTACATAAGCTGTATCAGGGTTGTGGCCGTACTTGCTGTGAGACAGAGCGCTCTTATCACCGGAGGTGATGTACTGAGACTCTATCGGAACACCGGAACGGTTCTGATAATAGTAGTTCATGGAGTCCTTCAGCAGCTGCTCATTATAGATGCTGTCGCTGATCTCGAACTCATGGCTCTGGTTCATTACATACTGCTTTTTGGTCTGAGGATTTGTCCACATCAGCTTGTTGCCGCTGAGCTTGGTATCATTTACGCCCTTAGAAAGCAGTACCTGTGTGCCGGATACGCCAACAGTATCCTTAACAAATATAGTATAGGTACCAGTAGTCTTGAAATCAGAGAAATCAATGATATGTACGTAAGCGCCGCTGTCCTTCAGTCTTGTTACGCTTTCACTGCCCATCTGAACAGTAGTAGTCTTGCTTGTACCTGAATCAGGGTCAGCACCGAATACCTTTGTTGTACCGGTATACTTAACGTTGCCGCTCTTGTCTCTGATCTCATACTGCAGAGGTGAAGAAGCGTCAGTTACGTAAGAAGCCTTCTTAGCAAGGTTAGGATAGTAACCCAGCTGGTTCAGACGAACGTTGCTCTCAGGTCTTACAACACCCATCTCATTTTCTGGATTCCAAGTTCCGGGACCGATCAGAGAAAGATTATCGAACTTCAGAACTGTTCCGTTAGGGAAGCAGTCTCTGGGCTGATACTCACCCTGTCCGCCGTAGTGGAATGCCCACTCAGCAACGTCAACATCTGCTTCAGCAGTAAATGTTGCATCAAACTCGTTGTGACCTGCCTTTATCGGTACGCAGTCCCAGCACTGATTGAATGTGCCGTCTGTGTTGTTATTGTGCCATACTTCAACAGTTCCGCCGTAGTTACCGATCTTAGTGTAGATCTCACCGGAGGTAGAAGCATCAACTTCCCAGTGCACAGTATACTTCTGACCCTTCAGGATCTTGAGACCTCTGTGACGAAGCTGGAGATCCCATCTGGACTCGGGACCATCATTGTTTACGATAGTTACGTTGTAAGTACCGCCGCTGATGTCAAATTTCTGCTTAGCGGGGTTAGTCTCACAAGTGTGCCAAGGCAGACCTACGCCTGCATTGAAATCAGTCTGACCAAGCTCCTGACCAGCGAATACACTCATAGGAGCAATTGCTGCTGCTGTGGAAAGAGAAACTACTGTTGCCAGAAGACCGCTGGCGAATCTTTTCATTGGTTTCTGCATGGTTTTTAACCCTCCCTGAAAAAATAGATAAAATAGATCGAACACAGTTCTGCATCAGTGCAACTGCCGAAGCTGTCATTTTTAATATAAGAAATAAGGAAGTCCTCAACGGACCTGCACTGCCCTTTTTTCCTCTTGCTATTATTATAATATATTTCTCAAAAAAGTCAATTGTTTTGATTAAATTTCATTTACTTTAACGATTACGAAGGGTGTTATTTAGACAATACGTACAACTCCAAAATTGTAAAAAGCTAAGCAACAGCGTGTTTTTCGTACAGTATATTAAATCCGTGGATAATTTTTGTTAATAGGTTTGACCATCTGATTATATAACTTAAAATATTCATAATTCTCAATATTCTTTCAGCTCATCCTGTAAAGTAATATTACTATACATAACACCTCACATTTATCATCGTTTTCCCTGATCGCCTGATAAGCCCGATTTCAAGGCATTTCACGTTCAGATCACGGATGATCTCCCCTGTGGCAAAAATATTCTCTTAGCATATCTGAGCATAGATCATCCGTTTCAGCATATCATATTTTTATACTATGCTCAGAAAACGTTTAATATCGCGATCATGCGCTGAGCCACCATATATTTAAATTTTACAGACAAAACGGCAGCTCCCTCGGGAACTGCCGTTATATAGATCAACTGTTATATGGATCAATTACTTAACAGTAACAGTTATAGCATTCTTGATAGGATCAGTTGTATTCCACTGACCATTAACTCTTGCAGCAACAGCTACCTTGTAGGTCATACCGGGAGTCAGATTCTTGGGAGTTACATAGCTGTTTGTAGTAACATTGGTAGTCTGAACTCTCCACTTACCTGCCAGGTATACAGCGATGCCGTACTTGTCAGCGCCCTGTACCTTATCCCATACTAACTGTATCTGGTGATACTGAGTATTGTAATTAGCCTTTACGTTTGTAGGATAGTCATTTGTCTGAGTGCTGTTCTTCTGGGTCGTAACTGTTATAGCCTTCGAGTAGTCACCGTCATATTTGCCGTTGTTGTTGGCAAGAACTGCTACCTTGTAGCTTGTACCTGCTGCCAGACCGCTGAGTGTGTAGCTGTTAGCGGTAGTCTCAGCAAGACCTGTCCACTTGCCGTTCTTGTAGATGTATACGCCGTACTTGGAAACGCCGCTTACCTTGTTCCAGCTGATCTTTGCAGAGGATGTAGTTACACTATCGCACTTAACGGTAGGATTGCTTATTGTAGAGCCTGATTCGCCGCCGTTTCTCTTGAATACGTACTCAGAACCGCTTGCCTTAGTACCGTCGGGCTCAGTACCCCATACCAGTACGCCGTTAACATACATAGGTATATTCTGGTTGAGTGCACTATCGCTCTTGATATCGGTAGCTGTAGCTATTCCGCCCTTGTAAGACCAGTCGTTTGTAGGATCCCAAGCGCCTGCGGTAGACTTGCCGTTTATAGCATCGGGGATAGAGATCCTGAACTGTACTTCATCTCTGTGCTCGCTCTGACCAGTAGGCTGGATAGCTCTGCCGTCCTCGAACTTGACCTTAGCATAAAGTGTCTTGCCGGACTTATCGCCCTCGTATACATAAGGACCGCTTACAGTACCGTAGCCCTGCTCGCCTTCCTTATACTGCTGGCTGTTGCTTATTACCTTGATGTCGTCGATAGTCAGACCTGCGTCGAATATCTCGGAAGCATCAAAGAAGTATCTGTACTCTATGTCCTTAGCAACTCTTGCAGGCCAAGCGGTATGGTTCATAGCCCATGCCTTGATCTCGGAGTAGCTGTTGCCCTTGCCGTTAAGAACTGCTGCTACTTCCCATTCAGCCCACTTGGGAGTTTCCTTTACAGGGAAGTTATTGAGAGGCTTTCCGCCGTAATCGTCGATCATAGCACACAGACAAGCAGTGTAGCCTGCGTTATAGTCGATAGCAACCTCTGTATACTGGAAGTCAGCTACCTTGTAATCGCCGTAGTCGCCTGAACTGTCAGGACCGCCGATAAGCGCACCATAGAGAGTATGAGCATATTCTGTCTGCCAGCCTTCGTTTCCTCCGGATTCCTGACCGAGCTCGTTCCAGTGGTCGTCGTGTACGCCGGAAGCGGTTCTGTGGTGGATAGCCGTAGGAGACTTATCGCCCATACCGAGAACATAGCTGTAGCCCATTTCATTATCGCCAAAGCAGTAGTTCATCTGGAGATCGCCCCATTTGCTGAACTTATTCTCAACATCTGTACCCTTGAAGAGTGTATCAGAACCGAGCTTTGCAAGGAAAGCTGTAGTAGTTGCGTGACGCAGACAACCCCACTGGAACAGCCATGAAAGTCCCTTAGGTGTTATCTTGCCAAAGAAAGGCTTGGAATCCTCGCCCATCCAGTAAGTGAGGTGACGCTTTACGTGAGCAGTCCATTCCTTGTTGCCTGTTATCTGAGCGTAGAGGAAAGCAGCACCCTGTGAGGTATCGTCCCAGCAGAGACCCCATGTGAACTTACGAGCTGTATCCTGCTCTTCCTTGGGGAATAAGGGGATATAATCCTGTTCAACCTTGTTGAGATATGACTTATCGCCTGTTGCCTTGTAAAGCCAGAGAGCAGCAAACATACAGTCATCTACCCATGACTCGGTTTTATACATACCTGCCATACCGCCGATATCTGAACAGTCTCTTATCTGGTCAGCACCCTTGAAAAGGGACTTAGCGTGCTTGAGGTATTCGTTAGCTCTGTCGGGATCTGTATCCTTGAATACGAGATATCCTTCTGCAAGAGCAGCAGCAGAAAGTCCTGCAACAGAAGCATTTTCGATCACATCATACGGACGCTTCCAGTCACCGTTGTTGAGGTGATGTTTACGGAGATAAACTTCTGAGCTGCACCAGATGTTATGGTCAGTAGAACCGCCTTTGAAATCACCGATAGTTCCGACCATTTTTCCGTTGCCCATATCGCAGTTCATTACATAGTCAAGTCCCCACTGGAGATTGTTTCTGTAAAGCTCGCCCATGCCTGCATTATCGACAGCATCTTTGTACTCAAGATAGCCCCATGCAAGCATTGAAGCTGAATAAGCATTTGTAAGACAGAACTTGAAGTGGTCACCTGCATCGAACCAGCCGCCCTTTACGTAGTCAGTGTCGTTACCGTCCTCATCGACCATACAGTCGTCCTTCCACTGAACAGTGTTCCACTCGGGAAGTACACCTGACTGCTGTACCTCATAGAAGAACATCGACTTCTGGAGTGCCTCTGCATAGTTGTATGCCGAAGCTGCGTTTGCCGTCAGTACCGGTGAACTGTTCTGAGGCAGTACAGAGACCATTCCAGCTGCCATAACAAGTGCTGATACCGCTGCAGTGATTTTTTTGATCAACATTTTCCATTCTCCTCTCGAAAAAATAAGATTTTCCTTTTAGTCATTATGAATATAATATCCTTGTGTTTTTAAATTTTACTATATTATCTGCCTTTTGTCAATGGCTAAAATAATAAATTAAATATCCTAAAAAAACAAAAATACAGCACATTCACACAACTATCCCGCACAAAGTGCGTAGAATGCTATAATAGTTGTATTCTCGTCATGATTTCATATAACAGCAAATTTGAAAATAATTCATCAAAGATAAAACATTATACAAAAAACAACGTCCGACGGCAAACAGCACCGTCGGACGTTTTGTTCATATTTCCTCATTAAAGATACTTCTGTAAAAACACATCAATGACAACAGGTCTGGAGAAATAATACCCCTGATAGCTGTATATGCAGTATTGTCTTGCAAAATCTATCATCTCACGGGTCTCCATGCCTTCAAGGCATACATGTACCTGCAATTCTCTTGCGCAGCCTGTTATAGCCTTGATTATAGCCTGATTGGCAGTATTTGTCATTATATCCTTTGTAAAGCCGCGGTCGAATTTCAGTGTCTCAACCGAAAGATCACTCAGCAGGTTGAGTGACGAGAATCCAGTACCGAAATCATCTATCGCTATGCGAATCCCCAGTCCTTTCAGGAAATTTATCTCAGCCTGAAGATAGCTTTTTTCCAGCTGACGGCAGCTCTCTGTGAGCTCCATGCAAAGGTTTTTCGGCGGGAACCCTGTTTCCTTCAGTATCGCCTTTACGGATTCACGGAAAAGCGGATGCGACAACTGCGTATAGGCTATGTTCACATTAAGCGTGAAATCAGGATATTTTTCCACCATTATCATGCTCTCATTCATCGAACGTCTGAGTATCCAGCAGCCCAGTTCAAAAAAGCTTGGATCATTTTCAAGCATCGGTATGAACTCTCCCGGCATGACCGTACCAAAGTCCTCACTGTTCCACCTAAGCAGCGCCTCTGCCCCTATCAGCTCCTCCTTGTCTGATGACATCAGCGGCTGATAGCACATAAAGAACCCGTCATAATCATTCACCATGGACTTTCGCAGCGCACTCATAAGCCCGAGCCTGCGGCGTGTGGTGTCTTTCATATTGTTTTCAAATACGTACAGTTCCCCGTGATGTTCATGCTTTGATCTTTCAAGAGCATACCTGGCACTGCTCTGCACCGAGAACTCATCGTATTCCCCGTCAAGCAGCAGAGCCCCCGCAGATAT
Encoded proteins:
- a CDS encoding glycoside hydrolase family 9 protein; amino-acid sequence: MQKPMKRFASGLLATVVSLSTAAAIAPMSVFAGQELGQTDFNAGVGLPWHTCETNPAKQKFDISGGTYNVTIVNNDGPESRWDLQLRHRGLKILKGQKYTVHWEVDASTSGEIYTKIGNYGGTVEVWHNNNTDGTFNQCWDCVPIKAGHNEFDATFTAEADVDVAEWAFHYGGQGEYQPRDCFPNGTVLKFDNLSLIGPGTWNPENEMGVVRPESNVRLNQLGYYPNLAKKASYVTDASSPLQYEIRDKSGNVKYTGTTKVFGADPDSGTSKTTTVQMGSESVTRLKDSGAYVHIIDFSDFKTTGTYTIFVKDTVGVSGTQVLLSKGVNDTKLSGNKLMWTNPQTKKQYVMNQSHEFEISDSIYNEQLLKDSMNYYYQNRSGVPIESQYITSGDKSALSHSKYGHNPDTAYVQSKWVKSYAGDASDVEKSKTIDGTGGWYDAGDHGKYVVNGGISVWTLQNDYEFTKKNGTAAKWTNGTIAIPENRNKAPDILDEARVELEWMFKMIDSDGFVYHKLHDHKWTGLATKSWDYDKETMENGEKGWGTVRIVKPATYAATFNMIACAAQAARLWKGIDDSFAQECLTNAQNSWKAIIAKESKWNIKKGDSSTDPYFAPLDQAIGGGAYGDTYVGDDAYWAACELFATTGDTTYYNFLKKYSNPNDNSRKDKAFSLTTNLGGGENNGSFSSFNWGCTSGLGTLSLYLNPSRLSPSEQSAVKSSITSAGDTYLGQMAKEGMGIPYREAEFEDAINIGAGVKVKGYEWGSNSFVINNAMVLAYAYDASKGSKYLNGAAEALDYIYGRNGLGFSYVSGYGDKTMEWPHHRFWSKGVDPTFPKAPNGVLSGGPGAGMQDPYIGGLGYKRGTLANQKCYVDSAESWSVNEVTINWNAPLVWMTTFMMDNAGGSPIKTDYPTNVKANYSTQYHQIQFVWDKVQGADKYGIAVYLAGKWRVQTTNITTNSYVTPKNLTPGMTYKVAVAARVNGKWNTTDPIKNAITVTVK
- a CDS encoding glycoside hydrolase family 9 protein translates to MLIKKITAAVSALVMAAGMVSVLPQNSSPVLTANAASAYNYAEALQKSMFFYEVQQSGVLPEWNTVQWKDDCMVDEDGNDTDYVKGGWFDAGDHFKFCLTNAYSASMLAWGYLEYKDAVDNAGMGELYRNNLQWGLDYVMNCDMGNGKMVGTIGDFKGGSTDHNIWCSSEVYLRKHHLNNGDWKRPYDVIENASVAGLSAAALAEGYLVFKDTDPDRANEYLKHAKSLFKGADQIRDCSDIGGMAGMYKTESWVDDCMFAALWLYKATGDKSYLNKVEQDYIPLFPKEEQDTARKFTWGLCWDDTSQGAAFLYAQITGNKEWTAHVKRHLTYWMGEDSKPFFGKITPKGLSWLFQWGCLRHATTTAFLAKLGSDTLFKGTDVENKFSKWGDLQMNYCFGDNEMGYSYVLGMGDKSPTAIHHRTASGVHDDHWNELGQESGGNEGWQTEYAHTLYGALIGGPDSSGDYGDYKVADFQYTEVAIDYNAGYTACLCAMIDDYGGKPLNNFPVKETPKWAEWEVAAVLNGKGNSYSEIKAWAMNHTAWPARVAKDIEYRYFFDASEIFDAGLTIDDIKVISNSQQYKEGEQGYGTVSGPYVYEGDKSGKTLYAKVKFEDGRAIQPTGQSEHRDEVQFRISIPDAINGKSTAGAWDPTNDWSYKGGIATATDIKSDSALNQNIPMYVNGVLVWGTEPDGTKASGSEYVFKRNGGESGSTISNPTVKCDSVTTSSAKISWNKVSGVSKYGVYIYKNGKWTGLAETTANSYTLSGLAAGTSYKVAVLANNNGKYDGDYSKAITVTTQKNSTQTNDYPTNVKANYNTQYHQIQLVWDKVQGADKYGIAVYLAGKWRVQTTNVTTNSYVTPKNLTPGMTYKVAVAARVNGQWNTTDPIKNAITVTVK
- a CDS encoding GGDEF and EAL domain-containing protein yields the protein MFWSARRISENAGEIWANHVHPEDRQKYLDDINAVLSGVKNNHCVDYRAMNKDGEYVICTCKGKVMRGKPDIFIGSIENHGIAERVDAASGLYNVYEFLQDIRDLKLSGQTAVELLIGINCFSEINDMYGYSFGDKVLKQVGMVLKNVIGSRSKVYRMDGAKFACCLTDVAVGYIYDLYRKIQFEMKYNVFVDNIRIPVCISAGALLLDGEYDEFSVQSSARYALERSKHEHHGELYVFENNMKDTTRRRLGLMSALRKSMVNDYDGFFMCYQPLMSSDKEELIGAEALLRWNSEDFGTVMPGEFIPMLENDPSFFELGCWILRRSMNESMIMVEKYPDFTLNVNIAYTQLSHPLFRESVKAILKETGFPPKNLCMELTESCRQLEKSYLQAEINFLKGLGIRIAIDDFGTGFSSLNLLSDLSVETLKFDRGFTKDIMTNTANQAIIKAITGCARELQVHVCLEGMETREMIDFARQYCIYSYQGYYFSRPVVIDVFLQKYL